The Anoplopoma fimbria isolate UVic2021 breed Golden Eagle Sablefish chromosome 1, Afim_UVic_2022, whole genome shotgun sequence region ttaataggataaaatgaagAAGATCAGACCGGAAAAGTAACCACCTTAAGAGTAAGAGTGAGAAGAACTTGCTAACTTCACACGCTTGGATTATTTAGGCAGAAATCACGCACATAATATTGTTATACTTACAGGAAATGACATATAATATAGTCAACAGCCAGTAGGAAACTTTAGGGAAATCTGCTTCCAGCCAGTTACCAATTTATTGAGGTTTTTGTAGTAAAATGAGGCGGTATTGGAAAGGTTACTCCCCATTTCCGCTTAATTCATCTGCCTTTCTTCACCAATTAAGGGCCTTCAAAGCCAGTGACTGACAgtgaataaatagaaacagattGATTTGATTATTCTGTTACGTCGCTCTCTGTCATGGCCTCGTCTTGGGGCACAGTCTGCTTCTCTATCAGTGATGTAAACTCCTTTCCCCTTCAGCCAGCTCAATCTCTGCTTCTACATTCAGTCACACTACTGGAGTATTCATACATCTTTAAACCTGCCAGAAAAAGGCTAAATGTtatcatgttagcatgttagggTTTTATGAAACATCATGATGTAGATGTGTAATGAAAAACCCACAAAGACAAATGCTAATCCTTTATTGGACAACGTGGGtggttttaaaacacatttcaacagaACATATTTACAAAGCAATTCATCGATTTAGCCTCACTAATGCCAGCAAGCTCACTTGTTTTTTGGGAATCAAAAAAAGGAATGTGTGAGTATGCTTTTATGTGATACGTCTTTctcacatgttgttgtttttttgtgcaggtATGAGTCTCCAGAGATTGCCCTAAACTGCGGTATCATGTTGAGAGAGTGCATCAGACATGAGCCGCTGGCCAAAATCACACTGTGGTCAGAGCAGTTTTACGACTTCTTCAGATACGTGGAGATGTCCACTTTCGACATCGCCTCAGACGCGTTTGCCACTTTCAAAGTAGGTTGGCTCATCTGTTCAGCTGTTCGGCTAAGTCCGTTTTGAGTCATTCACAGAAACATTCTGACTCCTTACGAAAGCGTCATCTCAGAAGTATTATAACTCGTAGCTATTTCCTGCTACTTTGTTGATGgtggtttgtttacattatataaTCTGAAACATAGTGAGTAACAAGACCACTCAAGCAGCAAATTTGGTTGCAAGcacatgctgctgctgatatTGAAATTATAGAGACACATTGACACCCAACAGATTTGGAGGTTGAAGATTTGGAGCCAATAAATGGCTGTTTTAATAGGAACGCAAGCGTTTAGACGCAAAGTTATGCCATGATTTGGGTTCCTGAATGCACCACTAGAGCGGTCATGAAAAAGCCTCTActtttgaaaacagaaaactcaCAGTAGCTGATGTTGAAACCTTTTCAAAATCGCTTCATTTTTCACTTGAATTAGTTTTAGATTAAGTACAAAAtcgagtaaaaaaaaaagtaattttatcgTTTAAACTGCTACCAGTTGTTTGCTGAATTTCCAGACTTCTATCAGAGAGTCTCAGTTTAAAACGGGCATTTAAAAGACTTGAGTAAATCTAATGCTATGGGGACAATCTTTAACaacacagtttaataaatacCTCAGATTGTAATCCTAACATTAAGgctgagatttatttttattacaatgcAATTTTTATTCCGTCCAGTAAAGGATTTATTTGCAAACATAATTGCAACAGATAAACCAGCCGTCCGATGATTTTGAAAAGGATTATTTCCAGAAATATCACGGAAAACACTCTAACCCAAAACTTTAATTTTGATGTGgcttttcagttttttgattTGAAAGATTAATATTTTGATGTGCTTCATAGAGGAGACCAATAGGACCAGACTAGCTGACTTAAGTCTGAATGTATTTCTCATAGTCTGCATTGTCTATTTCCAGGACCTCCTCACAAGACACAAGCTACTGAGTGCAGAGTTCCTGGAGCAGCATTATGACAGAGTAAGTCCTCAACTCAACTGAAACCTGGTAttgtattagtatagtatttttaaaAGGCAATTGGATTCACCCAAAGTGAAATAGAAAGTGTTGCCATGACACCAAAGAGGAAAGAAATTCTGTATCTAAAGGGGAACATAAAACGGAAAGGTATTTGGCAATTTCTGCCTGTTTTGAACTTTACTTATTTacacaaaatgtaatatattagaTAAGCACAAAGACCATGTACTGTAATAGAGTTTAAAAGTGttgaattcatttaaatttaattaaagcaCAGCCGATACAGAAATGCTTTGTGTGAGCACACCAGTAAACAACTgtaatgtcaaatgtcaaactgtttagTAGTACATGTATTATTGTTTGGCCTCTCTTGATATTTCTCCGTCTCTGACACACGATCACAAATGTCTGGCCACGCTTAGATGAACTTAAccgcctttttttttctttttttttaccagttttatGTAAATTGAAACTGTGTCAGTCTGGGTGTTTCACATGCTGGCAGTCTCTTTCCCCCACAACATGAAACCAGCCATTTAGGACATAATTTGCAGGCTGTGAACACAAAGTAGCTGTCAGTCTGTGAGGGCAAATATTTCACTGTCCTGTCATTGTGTtttgaaacaagacaaagacGCAATTGTGAAAACCGCTACTTGACACATTTCGATGCCTGTTTCTGTCTCGTCCTAACCACTtctattttgtctgttttctctctctctctctctcactacctcttcctttctctccagTTCTTCAGTGAATATGAGAAGTTACTCCACTCAGAAAACTACGTGACTAAAAGGCAGTCCCTCAAGGTAAGGATCCTGGGTCGTCCCAGTAAACAGGTCTCATGTAGTGGTGTAAGAGAGCTATTTAAAGATGTGGTCTGCGTGTTTGGTTTCTCTAAACCGGTCCACCTTCATCAACTTGTCTtgactgccatctagtggtgggACCAGGTTACACGTTTTACATGTCCTCTAAAACCCCTTTAAATATCTGgtgttttcttcatttgtgtttttgactatATTAAGTGCCTACTTTCACCTTTTAACCTGAACAACATTAATTTTATAATGTAGTTCTATAGTCACAATCTGTAAcccaaatgtaaacaaaccgATCCCCCATTGACAAATTATTACCCAAGATTGAAACTTCCTATCTCCCTCAAGTTATTAAGTTCATTATTGATTTCTGATACTGTTTAAAGTTTAACACTAGTAGTGTTTGTACATGAAGGAGTGAAACTGGCCAgtgttttaatttataataCTGCTTAACCTTTGGGTAGGCAAAGTAAGTCACAGATTTGATTTGACAAATCTGCAACTGTCcttcaataatgaaaaaatatgtatattcaAATGGATATTGATTTCTGTGTCTTGCTCTGAAATGATGTAGTTACTGGGGGAGTTGCTTCTCGACCGGCACAATTTCACCATAATGACGAAATACATCAGCAAGCCGGAGAATCTCAAATTAATGATGAACCTTCTACGGGACAAGAGCCGCAACATCCAGTTTGAGGCGTTCCATGTTTTTAAGGTAAAAGAGAAAACGCAGTTCTTGTACCACATCGAAGATGTATAATATCTGCATGTACTAACATCCTCTTCCTCAACGACCAGGTGTTTGTGGCCAACCCCAACAAGACGCAGCCCATCCTGGACATCCTGCTGAAGAACCAAACCAAACTCATCGAGTTTCTCAGCAAGTTCCAGAACGACAGGACGGAGGACGAACAGTTCAACGATGAAAAGACTTACCTGGTCAAACAGATCAGGGACCTCAAGAGGCCTGCCCCCCAGGAGGCCTGAGGACGGGTGCAGATGTTGGGGCAGCggggggaagggagggaggaggagccaCCAGGACCATGTCTGGACCACATCCAGACGACGTCTGCTTAACGGACCCGTCAGCAGCTGCTGGTCTGGTTTCTGAACAAAAATTGGATCAACTCATCAGGAAGTCGCcagctcctctgctcctcagtGAACATATGattacctttttttctcccagtcTTTTACCTTCAAAAAGAAATACCAGAAAATAATAGATGCTGCTGCTTTCTTGCACATTGAGACATGTTAGGTATAATAGAATGACACGACATCAGACATagggacagaaaacaaagtaTGGCAGACTTCctgatagacacacacacacacacacacacacacacacacacacacacacacacacacacacaccgaggaACAAAAGTATACACACGtttacacaaatatatgtattacatgaataaaaaaaataaacatgcatacacacatactccAAGAATATCAGCTAAAACCGTGTGATGAAAATGGTACGAGCAGGTTGAACATTGGTGTGTTGGTTGCATGCCTTGAAATGTGACAGATCCACGGCTGTGCCCGGCGTCGGCTCTGTGGCCccccgtccgtccgtccgtctggCTCTTGCGTTCAGTGCCACAGATGCGGGGAAAATTGCACGCGCATCACAGCAACCGCTACAGTTCGTATCGTACGCCTTCATCCACTAAAACAACAGTGGTTCATTTTAGCGATTCTGAAGGGGAGACGAGCTCTCAGATGCCATCACGCAGAACCATTTACCTCCTGTGTGCTTTATTACCACACGGCACTTGAAGCACATGAGGGAATGATGGAGGTGATGAGAGGTATGAGTTTGGTAAAAGCCCTGAGAGTTGGGtctctttattgttttcttttttttgggacagGGTGAACATGTacatatgcctttttttttctttttttttcgctttgtagattttctttgtttaaccTTGacttatgaatatatattatatatatattactttaaaCATCACGTTTTTGGTTAACTGTAATCAAATTACTTTCTAAACCATAAAAGAAACGACAAACAAGCTaagtgacattgttttttttgtttttttttgcatttcattttactgCTGAAATGGTTGCTGTTGGGTTTCTTTGTACATAACTTAAAGGGCCAGCTCAAACTTAGCTAACCTCTAGGATATTAACAATCTGTACAGCGGAGGAATGTCATGGTATTAGCTCTGGATCTGTTAATCctctttttattctcatttacaTTTGCTGAAGACGTGCAGGAGGGGGATCGGGAGAGCATTAACTGAAACATTAatgcctgtgtgttttgtgcactTTGTGAGGTGCTGAGCGACCGTCGTCACCTAACTGGAGTCGAGGATAGCAGggcttcccctccctccctcctcaatTTCATTAACTTGTTATTCTCACTCTGCTAGTGGCCTGGGAGTGCTGTGTGGCCCCGCAGTGAGTGTGATTCAGGGGTGAGCTCATCAGGACATTTGCAACTCAGCCGCCATCCTTACTttccctccccttctcctcctttctcctcatGTTTGAGCCTCTCTCTTCAGAGGGTTTATAATTCCAGTACAATTGTGAGTGTAAAGCATTGTGGGTAGCAGAGTATACTTTGGGCACATGTTGGGATTGTCCTCATGGTGCTGagaaaaactgatgaaaacacagatttcTGAATTTACAGTGACTGATATGGTCGATGTTATgagacataaatacatttaaattagaaaaacatctCAGTGCAGACGTCCGCACTACTCGGATAGCCGGCAGTTCTTCCATTCGCATCGGACATGCATGATCCTCACTGGCTGTGCAT contains the following coding sequences:
- the cab39 gene encoding calcium-binding protein 39, with translation MPFPFGKSHKSPADIVKNLKDSMAVLEKHDISDKKAEKATEEVSKSLVAMKEILYGTNEKEPQTEAVAQLAQELYNSGLLSTLIADLQLIDFEGKKDVAQIFNNILRRQIGTRTPTVEYLCTQQNILFMLLKGYESPEIALNCGIMLRECIRHEPLAKITLWSEQFYDFFRYVEMSTFDIASDAFATFKDLLTRHKLLSAEFLEQHYDRFFSEYEKLLHSENYVTKRQSLKLLGELLLDRHNFTIMTKYISKPENLKLMMNLLRDKSRNIQFEAFHVFKVFVANPNKTQPILDILLKNQTKLIEFLSKFQNDRTEDEQFNDEKTYLVKQIRDLKRPAPQEA